The genomic stretch TTCTTGCACTGATATACCGTATACGTTGGCTTGGCCATCGTTGCTTTGTCGTCGGAAACCGCTGTCCACCAGTCCGGATAATTGCCCCCAATGTCTCCGCCGTTTACCAAATAGTGAACCCCGTTGCGGTCATCACGCTTGTTTTCACGCAGCGGATAGTGCCGTTCGTAGATGTGCGTATGCCCCGCCATGTGCGCGGTCACGTGATGCTTATCCAAAATGCGACGAATATATGCCATGCTTTCGCCGGGTTCCTTGCGATTGTCAGTCGGCCCCGCGTATCCGGTGCAATACACCGGAAAATGCTGCGTCACAAACGTGTACCGCGAAGACACGCCGCTCAAATGCTGATCCAGCCACTGCGCGGTGTCTTTCACGTGATTGAGCATGGTCTGTTCCCAGGAAAGCAGCACCACGTGAACGTTTCCCCAATCGAATGCGGCATACGGCTCCGACCCACCGGGCATTTCGTGGTATTTGCCAAACCAGTCGTTGTCCGTATCGTTAAGCATCGAGCCTTCGTGATTTCCCCGCGCTGTGGCAATCATGAACTTGCCGTTCAGGGCCGAGAATCGTTTGAAATGCTGAGGCCAGAGTTCATACTGATGTCCGTTCCCAACGAGGTCTCCATTGATGACGAAGAATTCAGGGTTCCAGCGGAGTATCTCATTGATGAAATCGGTCTCCTGAACACGTTCGTCCCAACGTCGTGTATCGCCGAAGATGATGAACGTCACCTCACGATCGTTGTTGGCGCCGGGGGATGTCTTGAACGAATTGACGTATTCTTCTTCGCCGGCGCGAACGCGATACGAGTAGGACGTATCCGGTTTAAGGCCGGTGATTCGAACTCGCCGGATCTCTTCGTCTGCACTGACGGTCGCTTTGCCGTCAAATGATCCTTCAACGCCGTATTCGACTTCCGCGGGACCTTTCTCGTGTGTCTGCCAGATGATTGTGACTCCGTCAGGAGCGACGTTCTGCAAATGTGGCTTCACGTAGAAGCTGTCGGCATATGCGTTAATTGTTAAGCCGAAACACACCACCAGCGTGGCCATGACAAATCGCATCGTTTTCATCACGCTCACCTATCTCCCTTTGGTTCACAACCACGATAACCTTGGAACTGTTGTTCACAGTCAGGACTTCAGTTGATTCGCTCGGCAGTACCCGCCAGCCAGTAGTTGCCCAGATGTCTCTGCGGTGGCATGGGACGCAACCCCGCGCCGGTGAGCGCGTCATAAAACGCCTCTGCCTTGAACCAGCCCTCTCGTGGATGGTCCAACAGCCGTAACACCACTGGATTCGCTACGAACCGTTCGAGGTATTCTTCGTAAACCAAAATTCCGCCAGGCCGAAGTACGCGCGCAATCTCGCTGACGGCCAAGCGCCATCCCGGCATATGATGCAGAATTGCAAATTCGACGATGACGTCGAACTGCTCGTTTGCGAACGGGAGCCGCTCTCCATCTCCAACGAACAGACAGGTTCCACCGATTCCGTGCGCCCGGTGGCGCTGCTTCGCGCGATTCAATTGGCGCGGGTCGTAGTCGAACGCGAATACCTTGTCGGCGCCGCAATCGCGTAGCAGCAGTTCCGTTCCAGATCCCTGGCCGCAGCCAATCTCCAAGACACGTTTGCCGGAGAGAGACACTGCATGGCGGGCCAGCAAATCCAGAGCTAGCTGGCGAAGCATCCACGTGCGTACCGGGTTGTTTACGAGCAACCGCTCGAGAGAGTTCATCTTCATGGAAGGGAACCGCTCACCGTGCCCTGAGCAATAATGACCTGGGTATACGGTGCCACAGCAGAATGGGGATTTCAACGCAAACCCCGCTGTTGAGGCGCGAGATGTCCAGCTTTTTGCGGGAACGGACACGGTCTCAAAATGTCCGGGCACTCCCCTTTTGCTTTCGGCTGTGCGCCAGTATACTCGCGAAATTGGGCCAACGAACGTTGTCTTTAGATCAAGATCTCACCAAATGGAGAGTGTCGTGTCGCGAAACTCTACCCTATTGTGGGCGCTTGCCCTTCTGACCGCCCTGAGTGCCGCCGGGGTTACTCTTGCCCTGAACGGTCAGTGGATCAGACTGCATTTTCCCAGCGTTTTGGCAGCCTCAACGTGTTTTGTGGCGCTTCCAATCGCGGGCGGGGCGCTGAGCACCGCTTACGGACGCTTTCTCGTTGCGGGACTTGTCGCATTCTGGGTGGGAGACGTACTCGGGGGACAGCATTATCTCCTGGGGATGGTCTTCTTTTGCATGGGGCACGCGGGGTTCATCTGTGCGTTTGCCGCGAGAGGAATTGAGCGAAAACGTATTCTTACAGCTCTGCCGCCCATGATTCTCGTAGTCGCAACGATACTCCGATGGCTGCTACCACACGTGAACCAACCCATTGACGTGTTTGCGGTCTGCACCTACAGCACCGTGATCGGCATCATGGTTTTGACGGCATTCGGAGCTTCGGGAGGAACTGCAGGAAAGCTCATCCTGACCGCGGCTTTGACGATCTTCGTCTCAGACATATTCGTAGCTCGCTGGCGCTATGTTAATCCCGAAGTCCTCAACGGGTACATCGTCTATCCCCTCTATTACGCGGCGTGCCTGCTTCTCGGTTTCTCTGCATTGAGCGGGCGCCAGCGCAGACAAGACTTGCGATTGACCGCGAAAACAGACGAGCCTCAACCAACCTGTTAAGGCGGGTTCAGGCTCGGCTCTATCCCGCACGAACGCGGGCAATCTAATTGCTACTTCTTCTTGGCAGGCGCCTTCTTTGCAGCCGACTTTTTCTTAGCAGGAGCTTTCGGAGCAGCGGGCTTCTTCGCCATCTTGGTTCCACAGGCCATGACTCTCTCCTTTCCATTCCTTTATTGGGATCCCCTTGACCCCCGCAAGAATGTACGACTTGTGCTGAGGAAAAGACAAGATGCAAGTCTGCCGATGGGCAAGCGCGGAAGTCTCGTCTAAGCACCGATGGTCCGGGCTACCTCTACTGGCTTCCTACGCCCTTCGTGCGCAACTTAATCCGAAAAAGAGCCGTGCTGGCCGTGATGAACAGCTCGTTGCGGTCTTTGCCGCCAAAGCAGACGTTCGCGGTCCACGGCGCATCGACAGGAATGTGTGCGATCTGCTTACCCGAGGAGTCGAATACGAAGACGCCATCGCCGGTCAGGTAGACGTTTCCTTCATTGT from Candidatus Hydrogenedentota bacterium encodes the following:
- a CDS encoding class I SAM-dependent methyltransferase, giving the protein MKMNSLERLLVNNPVRTWMLRQLALDLLARHAVSLSGKRVLEIGCGQGSGTELLLRDCGADKVFAFDYDPRQLNRAKQRHRAHGIGGTCLFVGDGERLPFANEQFDVIVEFAILHHMPGWRLAVSEIARVLRPGGILVYEEYLERFVANPVVLRLLDHPREGWFKAEAFYDALTGAGLRPMPPQRHLGNYWLAGTAERIN
- a CDS encoding lysoplasmalogenase, producing MSRNSTLLWALALLTALSAAGVTLALNGQWIRLHFPSVLAASTCFVALPIAGGALSTAYGRFLVAGLVAFWVGDVLGGQHYLLGMVFFCMGHAGFICAFAARGIERKRILTALPPMILVVATILRWLLPHVNQPIDVFAVCTYSTVIGIMVLTAFGASGGTAGKLILTAALTIFVSDIFVARWRYVNPEVLNGYIVYPLYYAACLLLGFSALSGRQRRQDLRLTAKTDEPQPTC
- a CDS encoding metallophosphoesterase — encoded protein: MMKTMRFVMATLVVCFGLTINAYADSFYVKPHLQNVAPDGVTIIWQTHEKGPAEVEYGVEGSFDGKATVSADEEIRRVRITGLKPDTSYSYRVRAGEEEYVNSFKTSPGANNDREVTFIIFGDTRRWDERVQETDFINEILRWNPEFFVINGDLVGNGHQYELWPQHFKRFSALNGKFMIATARGNHEGSMLNDTDNDWFGKYHEMPGGSEPYAAFDWGNVHVVLLSWEQTMLNHVKDTAQWLDQHLSGVSSRYTFVTQHFPVYCTGYAGPTDNRKEPGESMAYIRRILDKHHVTAHMAGHTHIYERHYPLRENKRDDRNGVHYLVNGGDIGGNYPDWWTAVSDDKATMAKPTYTVYQCK